In one window of Pseudothermotoga sp. DNA:
- a CDS encoding ABC transporter permease: MTFSYTIRRILVSIPTVLLVVLMVFLAIHLVPGTVVDMVLGTQNYLTEEQIKDLYRQYGLDKPLIVQYFLWLRNVVVFEFGVSLRTGKPVLQLILSRLPVTLELAVLSMTIALSLGIVLGVTAAVKKDSFVDDVIRLFSLIGISSPAFWIGAIFIVLFSGLFKGFNIFGYVPFNQDILKNIQSMLLPSLTLGLMICAQIVRISRSSMLDALRQEYIKTAKAKGVSRSALIFKHALKNALIPVITISGIQLGYLVGGTIVVENLFALPGLGRLLLQAVNERDYPVVQSIVLFVAVMIVLLNILIDFIYTLVDPRVELK; encoded by the coding sequence GGTGCCGGGCACCGTGGTCGATATGGTGCTCGGCACTCAGAATTATCTAACAGAAGAGCAAATAAAAGACCTTTACCGACAGTACGGTTTGGACAAACCTTTGATCGTTCAATATTTTCTCTGGCTTAGGAACGTGGTTGTTTTCGAATTCGGTGTATCTTTGAGAACGGGTAAACCCGTATTGCAACTGATTTTGAGCAGATTACCTGTGACTTTAGAGCTGGCTGTACTTTCCATGACGATAGCTTTGAGTTTGGGAATAGTGCTGGGAGTCACTGCGGCGGTGAAGAAGGATAGTTTTGTAGACGATGTCATTAGGTTGTTCAGCTTGATTGGAATCTCTTCCCCAGCTTTTTGGATCGGCGCGATATTCATCGTCTTGTTCTCTGGCTTGTTCAAAGGCTTCAACATTTTCGGATACGTGCCTTTCAATCAAGATATTCTGAAGAATATTCAATCGATGTTGTTGCCATCTTTAACACTCGGCTTAATGATCTGCGCTCAAATAGTTCGTATAAGTAGGTCTTCCATGCTCGATGCCCTCAGGCAAGAGTACATAAAAACTGCCAAGGCGAAAGGTGTGAGTCGTTCTGCATTGATCTTCAAGCACGCGCTCAAAAATGCTCTGATCCCCGTTATAACTATCTCTGGGATACAACTTGGTTATTTGGTCGGGGGAACGATCGTTGTAGAAAATCTCTTCGCACTCCCTGGCTTAGGAAGGCTTTTGTTGCAAGCTGTGAACGAAAGAGACTATCCTGTCGTTCAATCGATCGTACTGTTTGTGGCCGTCATGATCGTTTTATTGAACATTCTAATCGATTTCATTTACACACTCGTTGACCCAAGAGTGGAGCTGAAATGA